The genomic window CGACGTCGACCCGGTCGGCGCCTGCGTCGGCATGCGCGGCACGCGCGTTCAGGCGGTGGTGCAGGAGCTGCGCGGCGAGAAGATCGACATCGTGCCCTGGACGAGCGACCCGGCGGAGTACGTGTGCCGCGCGCTCGCACCGGCCAAGGTGTCGAAGATCATCATGGACGAGGACGAGCGCGCCATGGAGGTGATCGTCCCCGACGACCAGCTCTCGCTCGCCATCGGCAAGAAGGGGCAGAACGTGCGCCTCGCCTCGCGGCTCACGGGCTGGAAGCTCGACGTGCGCAGCGAGGCCGAGGCCGAGGACGAGGCGCGCCGGGCGCGGGCCTCGCTCACCGCCCTCCCGAACGTCGGCGACATGACCGCCGAGCTCCTCTACCAGGGCGGCTTCAAGTCGGCCGAGGAGCTGGCCGCCTCGGACGAGGAGACGGTGGGCGAGATCGAGGGCATCGGCTCCGAGCGGGCGGCGGGCATCCTGGCCGCTGCGCGCGAGCACGTCGAGCGCCTGCGGGCCGAGGAGGCCCAGGCCGCAGCCGAGGCCGCAGCGGCCGAGCCGAGCGCCGGGAGCGGCGAGGAGGGCGGGGCCTCGCCGGCGGAGCCGGTCGGCGAGGAGGGTCGGAGGTGAGCGTGCACGAGCCGGTCCGCACTTGCGTCGGCTGTGGCGCGCGTTCCCCGCAACGGGCGCTCGTGCGCTTCGTCGCCGGTCCCGCCGGCCTCCGCGTCGACGGGCGCCGGCGTGCGCCCGGGCGCGGGGGCTACCTGCACGCGAGCCCGGAGTG from Deltaproteobacteria bacterium includes these protein-coding regions:
- a CDS encoding YlxR family protein; this translates as MSVHEPVRTCVGCGARSPQRALVRFVAGPAGLRVDGRRRAPGRGGYLHASPECWRAFARRRGPVRSLRVSPAPAERAALVAALAAAEAERGEG